In Ignavibacteriota bacterium, a single genomic region encodes these proteins:
- the fliI gene encoding flagellar protein export ATPase FliI has product MPRSDYLERLRRVDLLKVNGSVKQVIGLVIESSGPNCALGDVCVIKSKDGRDQCLSEVVGFRNDRVLSMILGDAARVGPGSEIVATNQVLSATVGEELLGRVLNGLGHPIDGKGPLHAREIRSIYNAPPNPLERQRISKPIVTGIRSIDTLLTCGVGQRVGIFAGSGVGKSVTLGMIARHTSADVNVIALVGERGREVSEFLDRELGEEGLRRSVVVVATSDQAALIRIKAAFLATTIAEFFRDRGLNVMLLMDSVTRLAMAQREVGLAIGEPPTTKGYTPSVFAILPKLLERAGTARRGSITGMYTVLVEGDDMTDPVADAVRSILDGHIVLSRRLASSGHYPAVDVLESVSRVMPAVTTEQHRKAAHRLLDMMATYREAEDLINIGAYVKGSNPRIDEALRNWEKIRTFLRQASTERADFDPSIQHLISMMGQ; this is encoded by the coding sequence CTGCCGCGATCGGACTACCTGGAACGTCTCCGCCGCGTGGACCTGCTGAAGGTGAACGGCAGCGTGAAGCAGGTGATCGGACTGGTCATCGAGTCCAGCGGCCCTAACTGCGCACTGGGCGATGTCTGTGTGATCAAATCCAAGGACGGGCGGGATCAGTGCCTGTCGGAGGTCGTGGGGTTCCGGAACGACCGGGTCCTTTCGATGATCCTCGGCGATGCGGCACGGGTCGGTCCCGGAAGTGAGATCGTGGCAACGAACCAGGTGTTGTCGGCGACCGTAGGCGAAGAATTGCTGGGGCGGGTGCTGAACGGCCTGGGCCATCCGATCGACGGGAAAGGCCCGTTGCATGCGCGCGAGATCCGCTCGATCTACAATGCCCCGCCGAATCCTCTTGAACGGCAACGGATCAGCAAACCGATCGTGACCGGTATCCGGTCGATCGACACCTTGCTCACCTGTGGCGTCGGCCAGCGTGTCGGCATCTTTGCGGGCAGTGGCGTGGGCAAAAGTGTGACACTGGGCATGATCGCGCGCCATACGAGTGCGGATGTGAACGTCATCGCGCTGGTCGGCGAGCGCGGGCGCGAGGTCTCGGAGTTCCTGGACCGCGAGCTGGGTGAGGAGGGGTTGCGGCGGTCGGTGGTCGTGGTCGCGACAAGTGACCAGGCAGCATTGATCCGCATCAAGGCGGCGTTCCTTGCGACGACGATCGCGGAGTTCTTCCGCGACCGCGGCTTGAACGTCATGCTCCTGATGGATTCCGTCACACGCCTGGCAATGGCGCAACGCGAGGTGGGCCTTGCGATCGGCGAACCGCCGACCACCAAGGGGTATACACCGTCCGTGTTCGCGATCCTGCCGAAACTGCTGGAGCGTGCGGGCACGGCCCGGCGCGGCAGCATCACCGGCATGTACACCGTGCTCGTGGAAGGCGACGATATGACCGATCCGGTTGCCGATGCGGTGCGCTCGATCCTGGATGGCCACATCGTCCTCTCGCGGCGGCTCGCATCGTCAGGCCATTATCCGGCGGTCGATGTTCTGGAAAGTGTGAGCCGTGTGATGCCTGCGGTGACCACCGAGCAGCACCGGAAAGCGGCACACCGCCTGCTGGATATGATGGCAACGTACCGCGAGGCGGAGGACCTGATCAACATCGGGGCATATGTGAAGGGGAGCAACCCGCGCATCGATGAGGCACTGCGGAATTGGGAGAAGATCCGGACCTTCCTCCGGCAGGCATCGACCGAGCGGGCGGATTTCGATCCGAGTATTCAGCATCTGATATCCATGATGGGACAGTGA
- the fliN gene encoding flagellar motor switch protein FliN, giving the protein MDPNEGMAAPDASVEVRSAQFQNLEATPGVEAERDKKLDLLMDLTLPVAIELGRTNMLIRDVLDLQRGSVVEFEKLASEPVDVLINGKKMAEGEVVVIEKHFGIRITNLVEASERVRGLGR; this is encoded by the coding sequence ATGGACCCGAATGAAGGGATGGCCGCACCGGATGCGTCCGTTGAGGTCCGCAGTGCCCAGTTCCAGAACCTCGAGGCGACGCCAGGAGTGGAAGCCGAGCGCGACAAGAAGCTCGATCTGCTGATGGACCTGACCTTGCCGGTGGCGATCGAGTTGGGCCGGACGAACATGCTGATCCGGGATGTTCTGGATCTCCAGCGCGGATCCGTGGTGGAGTTCGAGAAACTCGCCAGTGAACCGGTGGATGTCCTGATCAACGGCAAAAAGATGGCGGAAGGGGAGGTGGTGGTGATCGAGAAGCACTTCGGCATCCGCATCACCAATCTCGTCGAGGCGTCGGAACGCGTACGGGGGCTGGGACGCTGA
- a CDS encoding flagellar biosynthetic protein FliO → MEWIFIKMILSLGAVLALMFGVMYLLKRYVIPGAQAPGQRLEIEVLGRKSLQPKKSVVALKIADRVVVVGLSEQGMQTLTEFAAEECGQEEKARPVAVTAVQATGFAAQLQATLNTLVNRKLEKKSA, encoded by the coding sequence ATGGAATGGATCTTCATCAAAATGATCCTGTCGCTCGGGGCGGTTCTGGCGCTTATGTTCGGCGTCATGTACCTGCTGAAGCGCTACGTGATACCGGGCGCACAGGCGCCGGGCCAGCGGCTGGAGATCGAAGTCCTTGGCCGCAAGTCGCTGCAGCCCAAGAAATCGGTCGTGGCCCTGAAGATCGCGGACCGCGTCGTGGTGGTGGGCCTGAGTGAGCAGGGCATGCAGACCCTGACGGAGTTCGCGGCAGAAGAATGCGGCCAGGAAGAGAAAGCGCGGCCTGTGGCCGTGACCGCGGTGCAGGCCACAGGATTCGCCGCACAGCTGCAAGCAACACTGAATACCCTGGTGAACCGGAAGCTGGAGAAGAAGAGCGCATGA
- a CDS encoding flagellar hook capping protein: MATISETSLSAASPTYATASSSTLGKDDFLKLLVEQLKNQDPMNPLDGTEFASQLAQFSSVEQLSNMNSNLEASVSTNQLMAQSIGNSLATTMIGREIKATGNTLKYDGETPVKFGYSLEAAARQATVRIYNAKGEMVQEIEGSGILKGDNWLTFDPGEGIQPKGEYTFKVVVTDDNAKPMTASAFTMGTITGVRFTANGTVVLIDGVEVPVANILEILNGATHG; the protein is encoded by the coding sequence ATGGCAACGATCTCTGAGACATCACTGAGTGCAGCATCTCCGACGTATGCAACGGCGTCCTCCAGTACTCTTGGCAAGGACGATTTTCTGAAGTTGCTGGTCGAGCAGTTGAAGAATCAAGATCCGATGAACCCGCTCGATGGGACCGAATTCGCGTCGCAGCTGGCGCAGTTCAGCTCTGTCGAGCAATTGTCGAACATGAACAGCAATCTGGAGGCAAGTGTCTCAACCAATCAGCTGATGGCGCAATCCATCGGGAACTCGCTTGCAACAACGATGATCGGCAGGGAGATCAAGGCCACCGGGAATACGTTGAAATATGATGGTGAGACCCCTGTGAAGTTCGGATATTCGCTGGAGGCAGCTGCACGGCAGGCGACCGTCCGGATCTACAACGCCAAGGGCGAGATGGTACAGGAGATCGAAGGTTCCGGCATCCTCAAGGGGGATAACTGGTTGACCTTTGATCCGGGCGAGGGGATCCAGCCCAAAGGCGAGTACACGTTCAAGGTCGTGGTGACGGATGACAATGCGAAACCGATGACCGCTTCAGCGTTCACGATGGGGACCATCACCGGGGTGCGGTTCACGGCAAATGGAACCGTTGTCCTGATCGATGGTGTGGAGGTCCCCGTGGCGAACATCCTGGAGATCCTGAACGGAGCGACCCATGGCTGA
- a CDS encoding flagellar protein, translated as MADTYVNGVRVPFLPARGVDGFKERTTVTDTKGPSFDSVFQEELRGLTFSRHAQERLQARKIQLNDVDLASLQNAVNRADEKGAKDSLVLMRDMAFIVSVKNRTVVTAMDSEHLKENVFTNIDSAVIV; from the coding sequence ATGGCTGATACCTACGTCAACGGCGTGCGGGTACCGTTCCTCCCCGCGCGCGGAGTGGATGGTTTCAAAGAGCGGACCACAGTCACCGACACCAAAGGTCCGTCCTTCGACTCCGTCTTCCAGGAGGAACTCCGTGGCCTGACCTTCTCGCGTCATGCCCAGGAGCGGCTCCAGGCGCGCAAGATCCAGCTCAATGACGTGGATCTGGCGAGCCTGCAGAATGCCGTGAACCGGGCGGATGAGAAGGGAGCGAAGGACTCGCTCGTGCTGATGCGCGACATGGCGTTCATCGTCAGCGTGAAGAACAGGACCGTGGTCACGGCAATGGACAGCGAACATCTGAAGGAGAACGTCTTCACCAACATCGATAGTGCAGTGATCGTGTAG
- the fliG gene encoding flagellar motor switch protein FliG, translating to MSQPVSTDRLNARQKAAMLMLSLDVETATRLMRQLSQDEIEMLTIEIANVRGISSTVADAVTEEFHHMITAQEYVIQGGIDYAQKLLEHSLGFSKATDVLEKVKALTHVKGFGMLKKADAQQLASFLGKEHPQTIALILSNLTADQAAQVLTEFSEELRNNVSYRMATLGKVSPSLLAEVEDVVEDIARTEISQSMSSMGGSKSMASVLNKCNGATAKVILEHIEQSDPQLASEIKRLMFMFEDLLYVDDRGIQRVLREVDKRDLAMSLKVVEDKLKEKVLRNMSERARELLQEELQYMGPVRLKEVEGAQTRIVEIVKQLEDQGEIVVAGRGGSEEVFV from the coding sequence ATGTCACAACCCGTAAGCACGGATCGTTTGAATGCGCGGCAGAAGGCCGCCATGCTCATGCTGTCCCTGGACGTCGAGACTGCGACGCGCCTGATGCGGCAACTCTCGCAGGACGAGATCGAGATGCTGACGATCGAGATCGCGAATGTCCGTGGGATCAGCTCGACCGTGGCGGATGCTGTGACCGAAGAGTTCCATCATATGATCACCGCCCAGGAGTATGTGATCCAGGGCGGCATCGACTACGCGCAGAAACTGCTGGAGCACTCGCTGGGGTTCAGCAAGGCGACGGATGTGCTCGAGAAGGTGAAGGCGCTGACGCATGTGAAGGGGTTCGGCATGCTGAAGAAGGCCGATGCTCAGCAGCTGGCCAGCTTCCTGGGGAAGGAACATCCCCAGACGATCGCCCTGATCCTCTCCAACCTGACCGCGGACCAGGCAGCGCAGGTGTTGACGGAGTTCTCGGAAGAGCTGCGGAACAACGTGAGCTACCGCATGGCGACCCTCGGGAAAGTGTCGCCGTCCCTGCTGGCCGAGGTCGAGGATGTCGTCGAGGATATCGCACGCACGGAGATCAGCCAGAGCATGAGCTCGATGGGCGGGTCAAAATCGATGGCTTCCGTTCTCAACAAGTGCAATGGTGCGACCGCCAAGGTCATCCTCGAGCATATCGAGCAGTCTGACCCGCAGCTGGCCAGTGAGATCAAACGACTCATGTTCATGTTCGAAGATCTGCTGTATGTCGACGACCGCGGGATCCAGCGTGTGCTGCGTGAGGTGGACAAGCGTGACCTGGCGATGTCGTTGAAGGTCGTGGAAGACAAGCTCAAGGAAAAGGTCCTGCGCAACATGTCGGAACGCGCACGCGAACTGCTCCAGGAGGAATTGCAGTATATGGGCCCTGTCCGGCTCAAAGAAGTGGAAGGCGCACAGACGCGTATCGTGGAGATCGTGAAGCAGCTTGAGGACCAGGGCGAGATCGTGGTCGCAGGCCGCGGAGGATCGGAGGAGGTCTTTGTCTAA
- a CDS encoding flagellar FlbD family protein: MIELTKLQNAKIVVNADLIEFVESTPDTLITTTTGKKLMVRESVEDVVKAVIEYKRRCLATPRKRG, translated from the coding sequence ATGATCGAACTTACGAAGCTGCAGAATGCCAAGATCGTGGTAAATGCCGATCTGATCGAATTCGTCGAATCCACACCGGATACGCTTATTACCACGACCACGGGAAAGAAGCTCATGGTCCGCGAATCCGTTGAAGATGTGGTGAAGGCGGTCATTGAATACAAACGCCGTTGCCTCGCAACTCCACGAAAAAGGGGGTAA
- the fliP gene encoding flagellar type III secretion system pore protein FliP (The bacterial flagellar biogenesis protein FliP forms a type III secretion system (T3SS)-type pore required for flagellar assembly.) codes for MKRVIVVILLCLLVAGVAASQDKPIPMPKLSVEVGKASSPDDVAVTLQILFLMTVLSLAPAILIMTTAFTRIVVVLHFLRQALGTQQVPPSQVLIGLAMFLTFFVMAPTWNRVNQDAIQPYMKNTISLQQAYDRGIVPVREFMLRQTREEDLALFVKLANVDKPETRDDVPIHALIPAFAISELRIGFEIGFLLFIPFLVIDMVISSILLSMGMMMLPPVLISLPFKILLFILVDGWHLVIRSLLESFR; via the coding sequence ATGAAGCGGGTGATCGTGGTGATACTGTTGTGCCTCCTTGTGGCAGGCGTTGCGGCATCGCAGGACAAGCCGATCCCGATGCCGAAACTCTCGGTGGAAGTGGGCAAAGCCAGTAGTCCGGATGACGTTGCCGTGACCCTGCAGATCCTGTTCCTGATGACCGTGCTCTCCCTGGCCCCGGCCATCCTGATCATGACGACCGCCTTCACGCGTATCGTTGTCGTTCTGCATTTCCTCCGTCAGGCCCTCGGCACCCAGCAGGTGCCCCCTTCCCAGGTCCTGATCGGGCTGGCGATGTTCCTGACGTTCTTCGTCATGGCCCCGACGTGGAACCGGGTCAACCAGGATGCGATCCAGCCCTATATGAAGAACACGATCTCCCTGCAACAGGCGTACGACCGCGGGATCGTCCCTGTCCGTGAGTTTATGCTCCGCCAGACCCGCGAAGAGGACCTGGCGCTCTTCGTGAAGCTGGCCAATGTGGACAAGCCCGAGACCCGGGACGATGTGCCCATTCATGCCTTGATCCCCGCCTTCGCTATCAGCGAACTGCGCATCGGGTTCGAGATCGGCTTCCTGCTGTTCATCCCGTTCCTGGTCATCGATATGGTGATCTCCAGCATCCTGCTCTCCATGGGCATGATGATGCTGCCGCCGGTGCTGATCTCTCTGCCGTTCAAGATCCTGTTGTTCATTCTCGTCGACGGCTGGCATCTGGTGATCCGGTCGCTCCTCGAAAGTTTCCGGTAG
- the fliJ gene encoding flagellar export protein FliJ, with protein sequence MRVSDSPLSTVIRVRDMQLKKTQRELAVIKVERQTEEVRLTSLEEAQSNAMTEAVRKMKTRAVDLQTSQAFLQSLSRKIEHQEEKVREVTTAEEGKRVELVERSQSKQMVEKIDQRRRDEETKEQERKAQRVIDVLAQRIRTDL encoded by the coding sequence ATGCGCGTGTCGGACTCTCCATTATCGACGGTCATTCGTGTCAGGGATATGCAGCTCAAGAAGACCCAGCGTGAGCTCGCGGTCATCAAGGTGGAGCGGCAGACGGAAGAGGTCCGCCTCACCTCTCTGGAAGAGGCGCAGAGCAACGCCATGACCGAGGCTGTGCGGAAGATGAAGACCCGTGCGGTGGACCTGCAGACGAGCCAGGCATTCCTGCAGAGCCTGTCGCGGAAGATCGAACATCAGGAAGAGAAGGTGCGCGAAGTGACGACCGCGGAGGAGGGGAAGCGCGTGGAGCTGGTCGAGCGGTCACAATCGAAACAGATGGTCGAGAAGATCGATCAGCGCAGGCGCGACGAGGAGACGAAGGAACAGGAGCGGAAGGCCCAGCGCGTGATCGACGTGCTCGCACAACGGATAAGGACGGACCTCTAG
- a CDS encoding flagellar basal body-associated FliL family protein, with protein sequence MAKQEAPAAPAAAEAKAAGGAISIKQLLMFGVPVFVVICGLMIWLLPKFIAPPAAGAPEKQAAGESSAHGEKSEGGEEGEGGAEPNIYIVKDVILNPAGTNGTRFLLTTVGFEVSTAEAKKEIEAKDVQVRDALNTILTAKSLTTLSMPENRDSIRQEITERVGKLLRTGKLSNVYFSKFIIQ encoded by the coding sequence ATGGCAAAACAAGAAGCACCAGCGGCACCGGCCGCAGCGGAAGCAAAAGCAGCGGGCGGCGCCATTTCCATCAAGCAGCTGCTGATGTTCGGCGTCCCCGTATTCGTTGTGATCTGCGGCCTGATGATCTGGCTGCTTCCCAAATTCATCGCCCCCCCCGCTGCAGGCGCCCCTGAAAAGCAAGCAGCCGGGGAATCCTCAGCGCATGGTGAGAAGTCCGAGGGCGGCGAGGAAGGCGAAGGCGGTGCCGAGCCGAACATCTATATCGTCAAGGACGTGATCCTGAATCCCGCCGGCACCAACGGGACGCGGTTCCTCCTGACGACCGTCGGCTTCGAAGTGAGCACCGCTGAAGCGAAGAAAGAGATCGAAGCGAAAGATGTTCAGGTCCGGGACGCCCTGAACACGATCCTGACGGCAAAGTCGCTCACGACCCTCTCGATGCCCGAGAACCGTGATTCCATCCGCCAGGAGATCACCGAGCGCGTAGGGAAGCTCCTCCGCACCGGAAAACTGTCCAACGTGTACTTCAGCAAGTTCATCATCCAGTAG
- a CDS encoding flagellar hook-basal body complex protein codes for MIDAGIKSPPKATTTVKFAGNLDNSAIAGTASGTTTTTADIYDSLGNKLSVALTFTKNTSGGWDWSAEIPASAGVAQTPVGTGTLSFDNGGKLNVNGTQPVTFTPPTGAADLAIDFNFGTMNEFTGVTGSSLISKTSTVKMSTQDGYSAGTLLSVAFDEKGFINGTFSNGTIQKMAQVMLAEFANPSGLTRMGGNAFALSANSGSEVLINPGDSSTLTAGAIEQSNVDLADEFTKMITAQRGFQASARVISTSDEFLQEVVNLKR; via the coding sequence ATGATCGACGCCGGCATCAAATCGCCGCCGAAGGCGACGACCACCGTCAAGTTCGCGGGAAACCTGGATAATTCGGCGATCGCCGGAACGGCAAGCGGCACAACGACGACCACGGCCGATATCTACGACTCGCTCGGCAACAAGCTTTCGGTCGCCCTGACCTTCACGAAGAACACGAGCGGTGGCTGGGACTGGAGTGCGGAGATCCCGGCTTCGGCCGGCGTGGCACAGACCCCCGTGGGAACCGGGACGCTCTCATTCGACAATGGCGGTAAGCTCAATGTGAATGGAACGCAACCCGTCACGTTCACACCACCGACAGGTGCGGCCGACTTGGCGATCGACTTCAACTTCGGCACCATGAATGAATTCACCGGGGTGACGGGTTCGAGTCTGATCTCCAAAACATCGACCGTGAAAATGAGCACGCAGGATGGATATTCTGCGGGCACGTTGCTGAGTGTGGCGTTCGATGAGAAGGGCTTCATCAACGGTACGTTCAGCAACGGTACCATCCAGAAGATGGCGCAGGTCATGCTTGCGGAGTTTGCGAACCCCTCCGGCCTGACCCGTATGGGAGGCAATGCCTTTGCGCTCTCCGCGAACTCGGGGTCCGAAGTGCTGATCAACCCGGGCGATTCCTCTACGCTGACCGCCGGGGCGATCGAGCAGTCGAATGTCGACCTTGCGGATGAATTCACGAAGATGATCACCGCCCAGCGGGGCTTCCAGGCAAGTGCACGTGTCATCAGCACGAGCGATGAATTCCTGCAGGAAGTGGTGAACTTGAAACGGTAA
- a CDS encoding flagellar hook-basal body complex protein: MAFLRSLFSGVSALRNHQTMMDVIGNNIANVNTAGYKASRASFSELYSQTIQNSSRPSASNGGTNAMQVGLGMSVSSLDATFNQGSIERTGGDLDLAVFGPGFFVVKSNGQNMYTRDGQFKWDADGRVVTGSGAIMQGKMADADGRGPVGYRAGGYHDRRRHQIAAEGDDHRQVRGKPG; this comes from the coding sequence ATGGCATTTCTCAGATCACTCTTCTCCGGCGTCTCCGCCCTGCGCAACCATCAGACCATGATGGACGTCATCGGCAACAATATCGCCAACGTGAACACGGCGGGGTATAAGGCAAGCCGTGCGAGCTTTTCCGAACTGTATTCGCAGACCATTCAGAACTCCAGCCGTCCGAGTGCGTCCAACGGCGGCACGAACGCGATGCAGGTCGGCCTCGGCATGTCCGTGAGCTCCCTGGATGCGACGTTCAACCAGGGCAGCATCGAGCGTACGGGCGGCGATCTGGACCTCGCGGTGTTCGGCCCGGGGTTCTTCGTCGTGAAGTCCAATGGTCAGAACATGTACACACGTGATGGCCAGTTCAAGTGGGATGCCGACGGGCGCGTTGTGACGGGCTCTGGTGCGATCATGCAGGGGAAGATGGCTGATGCGGACGGGCGTGGTCCCGTCGGGTACCGCGCTGGAGGATATCATGATCGACGCCGGCATCAAATCGCCGCCGAAGGCGACGACCACCGTCAAGTTCGCGGGAAACCTGGATAA
- a CDS encoding flagellar hook-length control protein FliK: MNSIPVQLLAMGGQLNVLGAGVRPPGADDTAVGGDAFLGLLQQMLLGGGVQMTVNALAPPADTGMAESGDDGSGGEDPPADLLGAVAPGGSLGDLLSSELAGAALQLTGTSSGTTEATAQPATVATASAVEATAATTVQEQATVAPVPASSAQAMDAILAMMEPVAAEQSTAPSVTRPVAAPTPVETPDPVAVFTTTVVEDPVTPVVVPTLADNDTPVPVPIPKQGKAGADARSVRRAGTLATAPDLSSKVPVSPKEGDKMAVRAQATAPASVEEMTGSEDLQRMVRVLQHVSGSADVQASGSTEAAVRTERVTAQAATKEITADASASTATREQDATVIKTVQAPAQTAQDGMRDSMQHKDQAFAQPVSALTKPEGGRSAEFTVRMPESFVSLPPETARSVADQVVKGMVLQVNGENSEVRIKLVPESLGEVSVHVKMEGGKMQAQIDVSQAGVKSALEVQLPQIRQSLIERGIDVQRLDVSFGGDHPAKESGGGQGDRRQRQGSKHAYMVDMAEQIDTGRIMGYNTMEMVM, encoded by the coding sequence ATGAACAGTATCCCCGTACAGCTGCTCGCGATGGGCGGGCAGTTGAACGTACTGGGAGCTGGCGTCCGGCCTCCGGGTGCTGATGACACCGCGGTGGGTGGCGATGCGTTCCTCGGGCTTCTGCAACAGATGCTGCTTGGTGGCGGCGTGCAGATGACCGTGAATGCGTTGGCACCTCCGGCGGACACCGGCATGGCTGAGTCCGGAGACGATGGGTCGGGAGGAGAGGATCCTCCTGCTGATCTGCTCGGCGCAGTCGCGCCCGGCGGGTCATTGGGCGACCTGTTGTCTTCAGAACTCGCCGGAGCTGCACTCCAGTTGACCGGTACAAGCAGTGGAACCACGGAGGCAACGGCACAACCGGCAACGGTGGCCACAGCCTCAGCCGTGGAGGCGACCGCCGCCACGACGGTGCAGGAACAGGCCACCGTGGCCCCCGTTCCGGCGTCGTCCGCACAGGCGATGGACGCCATTCTTGCGATGATGGAACCAGTCGCGGCAGAGCAGTCCACAGCTCCGTCCGTTACCAGGCCTGTGGCAGCTCCGACGCCGGTCGAGACTCCCGACCCGGTCGCCGTGTTCACGACGACTGTCGTCGAGGACCCGGTCACCCCGGTGGTCGTTCCGACGCTGGCCGACAATGATACGCCGGTCCCCGTCCCGATCCCGAAGCAGGGGAAGGCCGGAGCCGACGCGAGATCCGTTCGTCGCGCCGGTACGCTGGCGACAGCCCCCGATCTTTCTTCCAAAGTCCCGGTCTCCCCGAAGGAGGGGGACAAGATGGCGGTTCGAGCGCAGGCAACTGCACCGGCATCAGTGGAAGAGATGACAGGGAGTGAGGATCTCCAGCGGATGGTGCGCGTGCTGCAGCATGTGTCGGGTTCGGCGGACGTTCAGGCGTCCGGCAGTACCGAAGCGGCGGTCCGCACCGAGCGTGTGACGGCGCAGGCGGCCACGAAGGAGATCACGGCGGATGCATCAGCATCAACCGCAACGCGCGAGCAGGATGCAACGGTCATCAAGACGGTGCAAGCGCCCGCGCAAACGGCACAGGACGGCATGCGCGACAGCATGCAGCACAAGGACCAGGCATTTGCGCAACCGGTCTCGGCGCTGACGAAGCCCGAGGGTGGCCGCAGTGCCGAGTTCACTGTCCGGATGCCGGAGTCGTTCGTCTCGCTGCCGCCGGAAACGGCGAGGAGTGTGGCGGACCAGGTCGTGAAAGGCATGGTCCTCCAGGTGAACGGCGAGAACTCCGAAGTGCGGATCAAGCTGGTGCCGGAATCGCTGGGCGAAGTATCGGTGCATGTGAAGATGGAAGGCGGGAAGATGCAGGCCCAGATCGATGTGTCACAGGCGGGTGTCAAGTCCGCCCTCGAGGTCCAACTGCCACAGATACGCCAGTCGCTGATTGAACGTGGTATCGACGTTCAGCGCCTGGATGTGTCGTTCGGCGGCGATCATCCGGCGAAGGAGTCGGGTGGTGGCCAGGGCGACCGGCGGCAGCGTCAGGGATCGAAACACGCCTACATGGTGGACATGGCCGAGCAGATCGATACCGGCCGCATCATGGGGTACAACACCATGGAAATGGTCATGTAG
- the fliM gene encoding flagellar motor switch protein FliM, with protein MPEILSQQEIDSLLSGISTGTIEAVEAPPEPKKSEKEAITFDFRLPHRLSKNQLRTFQAVHESFGETFSSYLVSRLQTTVTINVSSVDQLFYSEFVLSIASPSSLYVFRITESDALAVLEVSPQLLLAMVEHLMGGVAEGEKNARPITKIEQSIVKGIIQRALSDIQRAWKTVAELTFKLERYEIEGDFVQIAPASEIVMVVSFEVIIGSQKYMMNLCFPTFALEDVLAKLNMQHFSVGAGVKGESDWRAPLFRQVGKTRVNATCLLGETSLSLRDLLHLEPGDILRTNLPVNGEVQVQIGGKTRVLGRPGVSKGKVAVKVTNVLREQSSGA; from the coding sequence GTGCCGGAGATACTTTCCCAGCAGGAGATCGACAGTCTGTTGTCCGGTATATCCACCGGAACGATCGAGGCCGTCGAAGCACCACCGGAACCGAAGAAGTCGGAGAAGGAAGCTATTACCTTCGACTTCCGGTTGCCGCACCGCCTGAGCAAGAACCAGCTCCGGACGTTCCAGGCGGTGCATGAGAGCTTCGGCGAGACCTTCAGTTCGTATCTCGTCTCGCGGCTGCAGACGACCGTGACGATCAATGTCTCGTCCGTCGATCAGCTGTTCTACTCCGAATTCGTGCTGTCGATCGCGAGTCCGAGCTCCCTCTACGTCTTCCGTATCACGGAATCGGATGCCCTCGCCGTGCTGGAGGTCAGTCCCCAGTTGTTGCTGGCGATGGTGGAACACCTGATGGGCGGCGTGGCGGAAGGCGAGAAGAACGCGCGCCCGATCACGAAGATCGAACAGAGCATCGTGAAGGGGATCATCCAGCGTGCCCTGTCGGACATCCAGCGCGCATGGAAGACGGTCGCCGAACTCACGTTCAAGCTCGAACGCTATGAGATCGAAGGCGACTTCGTACAGATCGCGCCGGCCAGCGAGATCGTGATGGTGGTCTCGTTCGAGGTCATCATCGGTTCACAGAAATACATGATGAATCTCTGCTTCCCGACCTTCGCGCTGGAAGATGTGCTGGCGAAGCTGAACATGCAGCACTTCAGCGTGGGTGCGGGGGTGAAGGGCGAGAGCGATTGGCGTGCACCGCTCTTCCGCCAGGTCGGGAAGACGCGTGTGAATGCCACATGTCTGCTGGGGGAAACGTCGCTCTCGCTGCGTGACCTGTTGCACCTCGAGCCGGGTGATATCCTGCGCACGAACCTCCCGGTGAACGGAGAGGTGCAGGTGCAGATCGGCGGCAAGACGCGCGTGCTGGGCCGGCCCGGCGTGTCGAAGGGAAAAGTGGCGGTGAAGGTAACGAACGTGCTTCGTGAACAGTCATCAGGAGCCTGA